A single region of the Neomonachus schauinslandi chromosome 3, ASM220157v2, whole genome shotgun sequence genome encodes:
- the TMEM185B gene encoding transmembrane protein 185B isoform X2, giving the protein MNPRGLFQDFNPSKFLIYASLLLFSVLLPLRLDGIIQWSYWAVFAPIWLWKLLVIAGASVGAAVWARNPRYRTEGEACVEFKAMLIAVAIHLLLLMFEVLVCDRVERGTHFWLLVFMPLFFVSPVSVAACVWGFRHDRSLELEILCSVNILQFIFIALRLDRIIHWPWLVVFVPLWILMSFLCLVVLYYIVWSLLFLRSLDVVAEQRRTHVTMAISWITIVVPLLTFEVLLVHRLDGHNTFSYISIFVPLWLSLITLMATTFRRKGGNHWWFGIRRDFCQFLLEIFPFLREYGNISYDLHHEDSEDAEETSVPDAPKIAPMFGKKARVVITQSPGKYVPPPPKLNIDMPD; this is encoded by the coding sequence ATGAACCCCAGGGGCCTGTTCCAGGACTTCAACCCGAGTAAGTTCCTCATCTACGCCAGCCTGCTGCTCTTCTCGGTGCTGCTGCCCCTCCGCCTGGACGGCATCATCCAGTGGAGCTACTGGGCCGTCTTCGCCCCCATATGGCTGTGGAAGCTGCTGGTCATCGCCGGCGCCTCGGTGGGCGCGGCCGTTTGGGCCCGCAACCCTCGATACCGCACCGAGGGGGAGGCCTGCGTGGAGTTCAAAGCCATGTTGATCGCCGTGGCCATCCACCTGCTGCTGCTCATGTTCGAAGTCCTGGTCTGCGACAGGGTGGAGAGGGGGACCCACTTCTGGCTGCTCGTCTTCATGCCACTTTTCTTCGTATCCCCAGTGTCCGTGGCCGCCTGCGTCTGGGGCTTCCGACACGATAGGTCGCTAGAGCTGGAGATCCTGTGCTCTGTCAACATCCTGCAGTTCATCTTCATCGCCCTGAGGCTGGACAGGATTATCCACTGGCCGTGGCTGGTGGTGTTCGTGCCTCTGTGGATTCTCATGTCATTCCTCTGCCTAGTCGTCCTCTATTACATCGTCTGGTCCCTCCTGTTCCTGCGCTCCTTGGATGTGGTTGCGGAACAGCGGAGGACGCATGTGACCATGGCCATCAGCTGGATAACGATTGTCGTGCCCCTGCTCACTTTTGAGGTTCTGCTGGTTCACAGATTAGATGGCCACAATACATTCTCTTACATCTCCATATTTGTCCCCCTTTGGCTTTCGCTAATAACTCTAATGGCCACGACATTTAGGCGAAAAGGAGGCAACCATTGGTGGTTTGGTATTCGCAGAGATTTCTGTCAGTTTCTGCttgaaattttcccatttttaagagAATATGGGAACATTTCCTATGATCTACATCATGAAGACAGTGAAGATGCTGAAGAAACCTCAGTTCCGGATGCTCCTAAAATTGCTCCGATGTTTGGAAAGAAGGCCAGGGTAGTTAtaacccagagtcctgggaaatATGTTCCCCCGCCTCCCAAGTTAAATATTGATATGCCGGATTAA
- the TMEM185B gene encoding transmembrane protein 185B isoform X1, producing the protein MNPRGLFQDFNPRTEGEACVEFKAMLIAVAIHLLLLMFEVLVCDRVERGTHFWLLVFMPLFFVSPVSVAACVWGFRHDRSLELEILCSVNILQFIFIALRLDRIIHWPWLVVFVPLWILMSFLCLVVLYYIVWSLLFLRSLDVVAEQRRTHVTMAISWITIVVPLLTFEVLLVHRLDGHNTFSYISIFVPLWLSLITLMATTFRRKGGNHWWFGIRRDFCQFLLEIFPFLREYGNISYDLHHEDSEDAEETSVPDAPKIAPMFGKKARVVITQSPGKYVPPPPKLNIDMPD; encoded by the exons ATGAACCCCAGGGGCCTGTTCCAGGACTTCAACCC CCGCACCGAGGGGGAGGCCTGCGTGGAGTTCAAAGCCATGTTGATCGCCGTGGCCATCCACCTGCTGCTGCTCATGTTCGAAGTCCTGGTCTGCGACAGGGTGGAGAGGGGGACCCACTTCTGGCTGCTCGTCTTCATGCCACTTTTCTTCGTATCCCCAGTGTCCGTGGCCGCCTGCGTCTGGGGCTTCCGACACGATAGGTCGCTAGAGCTGGAGATCCTGTGCTCTGTCAACATCCTGCAGTTCATCTTCATCGCCCTGAGGCTGGACAGGATTATCCACTGGCCGTGGCTGGTGGTGTTCGTGCCTCTGTGGATTCTCATGTCATTCCTCTGCCTAGTCGTCCTCTATTACATCGTCTGGTCCCTCCTGTTCCTGCGCTCCTTGGATGTGGTTGCGGAACAGCGGAGGACGCATGTGACCATGGCCATCAGCTGGATAACGATTGTCGTGCCCCTGCTCACTTTTGAGGTTCTGCTGGTTCACAGATTAGATGGCCACAATACATTCTCTTACATCTCCATATTTGTCCCCCTTTGGCTTTCGCTAATAACTCTAATGGCCACGACATTTAGGCGAAAAGGAGGCAACCATTGGTGGTTTGGTATTCGCAGAGATTTCTGTCAGTTTCTGCttgaaattttcccatttttaagagAATATGGGAACATTTCCTATGATCTACATCATGAAGACAGTGAAGATGCTGAAGAAACCTCAGTTCCGGATGCTCCTAAAATTGCTCCGATGTTTGGAAAGAAGGCCAGGGTAGTTAtaacccagagtcctgggaaatATGTTCCCCCGCCTCCCAAGTTAAATATTGATATGCCGGATTAA